CCAGCCTGGGCCGCGTCTTTCTGGAGCGCGCCCGCTCGGCGCTGGACGACCTGGAGTCGGCCCTGCTGGGAATTACCGACCTGGCCCCCAGCCGGGGCGGGCGGGTCACGGTGGCCTGTGTGCCGTCGGCGGCGCTGTACTTTTTGCCGGTGGCGCTGCGCAGCTTTCTGGAGCAGTACCCGGCCATCCGCATCCGCGTGGTGGACGAGAGCGTGAACCAGATGCTGTCGAGCGTGATTTCGGGCGAGGCCGACTTTGGCATCGGCTTCATGAGCACCCAGGTGCCCGAGGTGGCGTTTGAGCCCATCCACGACGACCCGTTTGTGCTGGCCATGCCGCGCCGCCACGCGCTGGCCGAGCGCAAGACCATCCGCTGGGCCGAGCTGGGGGATGAGCGGCTGATTTCGGTGGCCCGCAGCAGCGGCAACCGCCAGCTGCAGGACGACGCGCTGGCCAAGGCCGGGGTGAACCCCAGCTTTGCGTTTGAAGTGAGCCATGTCGCCACCTTGCTGGGCATGGTCGAAGCCGGCCTGGGCCTGGCCGCAGTGCCCCGCATGGCCCTGCCGCGCCAGCACGCCACCCTGGTCGGCGTGGCCCTGCGCGACCCGCCCATCGTGCGCAAGCTGGGGCTATTGACCCGGCATGGGGCCAGCCTGCGGCCTGCGGCAGAGGCGTTTCACCAACACCTGCGGGAGGCGCTGAAAAGCCCGAAGCCGTTGGATGTGCTATAAAATAATGAGCTTGTCACGCTGATGGAATAAGCGCAAGAGGCCGATTTAATGCCAAATCTTGGCGTGCATCAAACCTCTTCCACCGCTTGCCCTACCGGCATCTGCGCCCGCTGGGCCACCTCGCGCCATTTTGCGATTTCGCTGCGGACCAGCTGTTGTAGCTGGTCCGGGGTGCTGGTTTGCACGCGG
This sequence is a window from Rhodoferax sp. WC2427. Protein-coding genes within it:
- a CDS encoding LysR substrate-binding domain-containing protein — its product is MARINFDLQQLQAFVAVAERGSFRAAADQIHLSPPALSRRIDKLETILGHRLFNRTTREVELTSLGRVFLERARSALDDLESALLGITDLAPSRGGRVTVACVPSAALYFLPVALRSFLEQYPAIRIRVVDESVNQMLSSVISGEADFGIGFMSTQVPEVAFEPIHDDPFVLAMPRRHALAERKTIRWAELGDERLISVARSSGNRQLQDDALAKAGVNPSFAFEVSHVATLLGMVEAGLGLAAVPRMALPRQHATLVGVALRDPPIVRKLGLLTRHGASLRPAAEAFHQHLREALKSPKPLDVL